The proteins below come from a single Aegilops tauschii subsp. strangulata cultivar AL8/78 chromosome 6, Aet v6.0, whole genome shotgun sequence genomic window:
- the LOC109743264 gene encoding uncharacterized protein isoform X1, which produces MEEEHPPVRQRGPPPPPHGGTHSGDGIDHLSALPDDVLHLILARLDHHRDAVRTSILSGRWRALMSGLSMARFSIQQIKIKSVRRAIRALGLVLGALGAQRPAFGGLRVLEICVPYGRRIYAKDVSKVLFAAAEVSPVEEFRFILPWNVDPESDSPVVLPGFHRAISVHLDVSYLVVAKLAGSFPVLERLTLKGFLLDIQALLRRCPCLRVLKIISLDARRIVIQSASLQELHILNAVKRCEYDTYSIDIAAPALKHLNLSVFTHHNCSLNISAPMVEQFSWECKYAYMATGIGELWQLTRLSLKTGEGAVTNDVDGTCLSLHISAYNTSRATEAEHTFEQEIQNLPVGDLCTLELHLSLGQTGHAWRSIVLHILGIQSIRIATQRLKLVLRRSEVEGACTADCPCHEPMQIPSLVNLQEVEIKGFRGDGYEFEFLQMVSGAAPLLEKTTTIRSAGN; this is translated from the exons ATGGAGGAGGAGCACCCACCGGTTCGTCAGCGCggcccgcctccgccgccgcatGGAGGCACCCATTCCGGAGACGGAATCGATCACCTCAGTGCTCTACCCGACGACGTTCTCCACCTCATCCTTGCCCGCCTCGATCACCACCGTGATGCCGTCCGCACCAGCATCCTCTCCGGCCGGTGGCGTGCGCTGATGAGCGGCCTCAGCATGGCAAGGTTCAGTATACAGCAGATAAAGATCAAGTCTGTTCGAAGGGCGATCCGTGCGCTCGGGTTGGTACTCGGCGCGCTTGGGGCGCAGCGCCCCGCGTTCGGAGGATTACGAGTACTCGAGATCTGTGTTCCTTATGGAAGGCGTATCTACGCCAAGGACGTCTCGAAGGTCCTCTTTGCCGCCGCGGAGGTCTCGCCAGTGGAGGAGTTCCGTTTCATTCTCCCGTGGAACGTAGATCCGGAATCCGATAGCCCTGTGGTTCTCCCTGGTTTCCACCGCGCCATCTCAGTCCATCTTGATGTGTCTTACCTTGTTGTTGCGAAGCTGGCTGGGAGCTTCCCCGTGCTCGAGCGATTGACGCTCAAGGGCTTCCTGCTTGATATTCAGGCCTTACTCAGGCGCTGCCCTTGTCTGCGCGTGCTCAAGATCATATCTCTTGATGCCAGGCGCATCGTCATTCAGTCGGCGTCCCTGCAGGAACTCCATATTCTGAATGCCGTGAAACGTTGCGAATACGACACATACAGTATTGATATCGCAGCCCCCGCACTGAAGCATTTAAACCTTTCCGTCTTCACCCACCACAACTGCAGCTTGAACATCTCGGCTCCAATGGTGGAGCAGTTCTCGTGGGAGTGCAAGTACGCCTACATGGCAACTGGGATTGGTGAACTGTGGCAACTCACGAGACTGAGCTTAAAGACAGGGGAGGGTGCTGTCACCAATGATGTGGATGGCACTTGTCTGTCGCTGCATATATCTGCCTAC AATACTTCACGTGCAACTGAAGCAGAACACACCTTTGAGCAGGAGATACAAAACCTACCAGTTGGTGACCTATGTACATTGGAGCTGCATCTTTCCCTTGGGCAGACGGGGCATGCCTGGAGATCCATTGTGCTGCATATACTTGGCATACAGTCTATTCGTATTGCTACCCAAAGGCTTAAGCTTGTTCTACGGAGGTCTGAG GTGGAAGGAGCTTGCACAGCAGATTGTCCATGCCATGAGCCTATGCAAATTCCCTCCTTAGTCAATCTTCAAGAAGTGGAAATCAAAGGCTTTAGAGGAGATGGCTACGAGTTCGAGTTCTTGCAAATGGTATCCGGGGCTGCACCATTACTTGAAAAAACGACGACCATCAG GTCTGCAGGGAACTAG
- the LOC109743264 gene encoding uncharacterized protein isoform X2, whose product MEEEHPPVRQRGPPPPPHGGTHSGDGIDHLSALPDDVLHLILARLDHHRDAVRTSILSGRWRALMSGLSMARFSIQQIKIKSVRRAIRALGLVLGALGAQRPAFGGLRVLEICVPYGRRIYAKDVSKVLFAAAEVSPVEEFRFILPWNVDPESDSPVVLPGFHRAISVHLDVSYLVVAKLAGSFPVLERLTLKGFLLDIQALLRRCPCLRVLKIISLDARRIVIQSASLQELHILNAVKRCEYDTYSIDIAAPALKHLNLSVFTHHNCSLNISAPMVEQFSWECKYAYMATGIGELWQLTRLSLKTGEGAVTNDVDGTCLSLHISAYNTSRATEAEHTFEQEIQNLPVGDLCTLELHLSLGQTGHAWRSIVLHILGIQSIRIATQRLKLVLRRSEVIGWKELAQQIVHAMSLCKFPP is encoded by the exons ATGGAGGAGGAGCACCCACCGGTTCGTCAGCGCggcccgcctccgccgccgcatGGAGGCACCCATTCCGGAGACGGAATCGATCACCTCAGTGCTCTACCCGACGACGTTCTCCACCTCATCCTTGCCCGCCTCGATCACCACCGTGATGCCGTCCGCACCAGCATCCTCTCCGGCCGGTGGCGTGCGCTGATGAGCGGCCTCAGCATGGCAAGGTTCAGTATACAGCAGATAAAGATCAAGTCTGTTCGAAGGGCGATCCGTGCGCTCGGGTTGGTACTCGGCGCGCTTGGGGCGCAGCGCCCCGCGTTCGGAGGATTACGAGTACTCGAGATCTGTGTTCCTTATGGAAGGCGTATCTACGCCAAGGACGTCTCGAAGGTCCTCTTTGCCGCCGCGGAGGTCTCGCCAGTGGAGGAGTTCCGTTTCATTCTCCCGTGGAACGTAGATCCGGAATCCGATAGCCCTGTGGTTCTCCCTGGTTTCCACCGCGCCATCTCAGTCCATCTTGATGTGTCTTACCTTGTTGTTGCGAAGCTGGCTGGGAGCTTCCCCGTGCTCGAGCGATTGACGCTCAAGGGCTTCCTGCTTGATATTCAGGCCTTACTCAGGCGCTGCCCTTGTCTGCGCGTGCTCAAGATCATATCTCTTGATGCCAGGCGCATCGTCATTCAGTCGGCGTCCCTGCAGGAACTCCATATTCTGAATGCCGTGAAACGTTGCGAATACGACACATACAGTATTGATATCGCAGCCCCCGCACTGAAGCATTTAAACCTTTCCGTCTTCACCCACCACAACTGCAGCTTGAACATCTCGGCTCCAATGGTGGAGCAGTTCTCGTGGGAGTGCAAGTACGCCTACATGGCAACTGGGATTGGTGAACTGTGGCAACTCACGAGACTGAGCTTAAAGACAGGGGAGGGTGCTGTCACCAATGATGTGGATGGCACTTGTCTGTCGCTGCATATATCTGCCTAC AATACTTCACGTGCAACTGAAGCAGAACACACCTTTGAGCAGGAGATACAAAACCTACCAGTTGGTGACCTATGTACATTGGAGCTGCATCTTTCCCTTGGGCAGACGGGGCATGCCTGGAGATCCATTGTGCTGCATATACTTGGCATACAGTCTATTCGTATTGCTACCCAAAGGCTTAAGCTTGTTCTACGGAGGTCTGAGGTAATTGG GTGGAAGGAGCTTGCACAGCAGATTGTCCATGCCATGAGCCTATGCAAATTCCCTCCTTAG